The region TCCACGAAGTCCGTCTCCATCAGGAACGGTGCGCCCTCCTCGGCGGCGGTCCGCAGGCGGTCCTTCTCGCTCATCACGCTGGGCGTCGGCCCCGCGAGCGTTCCACCGGCGTAGTGTTTCACCACGTTCTCGGGGTCCATCCCCCGTTCTTCGGCCCACTCCGCGACGTCGGTCAGGTCGTCGGTCGCTTCGGTGTGCAACTGCACGGCGCAGTCCAGTTCCGCGCCGAGCGACAGCGCGTGTTTCAGCACGTCGTTGGAGGCGTCCCACACCGCGTCGGACACCTCGTAGTGCGGGCGGCCGGACTTCAGCGCCAGTGCCTCGCCCCCTCGGACGTACTCGGCGGCCGCATCCAACCCCGCGCACATCAGGTCGCGCGCCTCCGCGGGCGAAAACCCTCGCTCGTCGGTGAGGCGCGTAATCAGCCCGGGGTGGACGCCGAGGACGGGCCACGCGCGCCCGGGGAGTTCGGCGTCCGCGTCGGCGACCGTCGAGAGCGTCTCCTCGAAGACGGCGCGGAAATCCTCGCCTTCGTCCGCCTCGACGCCGAGGTGCCACGACGGTTTGTTGACGACGAGGAGGTGCGTCCCGCCGAGGCGGCGGAAGTCGCGGACGGCGTCTATCCCGCGTCCGTTCGCCGGGTCGAGGTGCAGGTGGTTGTCGAGCACCGGCGTCCCGAGGTCTTCCATGTGCGGGTCGTCGGCCGCCGGCGCAAAAGACCGTACGCTTTCCGACCGCGCGAGCGCCGCCGTCGCCCGGTTACGACTCGTCGCCGCCGTCGCCGTCGTCGTTCCTGTCGTACCCGACGAGGCGCGGACCGTCGTCCTCGGGTTCCTCGCCCGCGTCCGGCACGTCCCCGCCGAGGGTGATGCTGTCGGACGCCGCGTTCCGGAGGGCGTCGGAGCGACCGTACTCGCCGGGAGATATCGCCAGCGTCCGCAGGCCGTAGGCGTTCGCCGTCTCTATCGCGGGCTTGAAGTCTGTGTCCCGGGAGGCGATGGCGACCACGTCGGCGCGACCCTCGACTGCGAACCGCGTCATGTCCACCGCGAGGCGAACGTCCACGTCGCCGCTGGTGACGACGACTTCGAAGCCGCGGGCCTCAGCGGCCTGAATCAGCCCCGGCGTCGCGTGTTCGTCCAGATACAGTCGCCGCGCCGTCGGGCGACCGACCGTCGCCGCCGCCTCCCGAACGTCGTCTAAGTCCACGTCGAACTCGTCGCGCAACACGTTGGGGCCGTCGACGAACAGGGCGACGCGCGGTCTATCGTCCGCCTCGCTTGTCGCCCCGCCCGCGGCGTCGTCGTCCGCGAAAAAGGGGGTGAACGCGTCCATACCCACTTTCTCCCGGTGGCGAACAAATGCTCCCCGGTTCGCGTCCGCTCTCGGCTCCGCGACGCGTCGAAAAAGTGGGGGTTCGCTTACCGCTCGTTCACGGAGAGGACTTTCCCCGCCGCGATGGTCTGTCCCATGTCGCGGATGGCGAAGGAGCCGAGTTCCGCTATCTCCGAGGAGGGTTCGACGACCAGCGGTTTCTGCGGGCGGAGCGTCACCACCGCGGCGTCGCCCGCCTTGACGAAGTCGGGGTTCTCCTCGGCGACTTCGCCGGATTTGGGGTCGAGTTTCTTGTCGAGCGATTCGAAGGTGCAGGCCACCTGCGCGGTGTGCGCGTGGATGACCGGCGTGTACCCGGCCGTGATGACCGAGGGGTGCTGCATGACGACGATTTGGGCTTGGAACGTCTCGGCTACCGTCGGCGGTTCCTCCGCCGGGCCGGCCACGTCGCCGCGCCGGATGTCGTTCTTCCCGATGCCGCGCACGTTGAAGCCGACGTTGTCGCCGGGGCCGGCCTCCTCGACTTCCTCGTGGTGCATCTCCACCGTCTTCACCTCGCCGGAGACGTCCGAGGGTTGAAACGAGACGCTGTCGCCCGTCCGGAGCATCCCCGTCTCGACGCGTCCGACGGGAACCGTCCCGATGCCGGAGATGGTGTAGACGTCCTGAATCGGCAGTCGAAGCGGCGCGTCCGTCGGCGGCGACGGTTCCGGGAGGCCGTTCAGCGATTCGAGGATGGTCGGCCCGTCGAACCACGAGGTGTTCTCGGACTTCTCGGCGACGTTGTCGCCCTCGAACGCCGAGATGGGGATGAAACTCGCGTCGTCGGTGCCGAAGCGAACCTGTTCGAGGAGCGTCCGAACCTCCTCTTTGACCTCCTCGTACGCGTCTTCGCTGTAGTCGACGACGTCCATCTTGTTGACGGCGACGATGAGCGTCTCGATGCCCAGCGTCCGGGCGAGGAAGACGTGTTCGCGCGTCTGCGGCGCGACGCCGTCGTCGGCGGCGACGACGAGGACGGCGTGGTCCGCCTGCGACGCGCCCGTGATCATGTTCTTCACGAAGTCGCGGTGGCCGGGCGTGTCCACGATGGTGAAGTAGTACTTCTCCGTGTCGAACCGCTGGTGGGCGATGTCGATGGTGACGCCGCGTTCTCGCTCTTCGGCGAGGTTGTCCATCACGTACGCGAACTCGAAACCCGACTTACCCTTCGACTCCGCCTCGTCGCGGTACTGCTCGATGATGTGTTCAGGGACGCTCCCCGTCTCGAACAGGAGTCGGCCCACGAGCGTGGACTTCCCGTGGTCGACGTGTCCGATGATGGCGAGGTTCTGGTGCGGTTTGTCGCTCATAGTGGGAGGGCCGGGTGTGGCCTTAGGACGAAGTACGTCGTCACTGGAGAAAACGGTTTCTCGGGGAGAGCGGCCGGGGCGACTACGGTCCGGCGTTTCAGAACGATTCGGAGCGCATCGTGCGCTCCATCTCGGCGAACGTCGCCGTGCGGCGGACTTGCGAGTCGGTTCGCTCCGCTTCCTCGGAGGTACTTACTACAATCATACGTACTAATCCGGCTTCGACGATAATAAATCTACTCGCGACGACCGTGGCGCGTATCGGAACGATTCGACTCCTCGCTAAAAACGGTTACTGCGGGGTCGTTACGTCTCGGCGCGGGGGAAGTTACGAATCGTCTCCTCCCGGAAGGCGTCCTCGTCGAACTCGTAGTCGCCGTCGAAGAAGTCCATCAACTGCTTCGTGTCGCGCATGGCGTTTTTCACGCAGGTGGACGCGCCCGGCGAGGGCGTGATGTTGAAGATGATATCGTCGCCGGTAATCTTGGCTTCGCCCATATCGAGCGTCTTGGCCTTCGTATCGACTATCTGCGGTCGGACGCCGCCGTACCCCTTCGCTCGCTCGATGTCGTCCAGTTCGATGCTCGGAACCACCTTCTGGACGTGCGGCAGGAACGCCCGCGGCCCCACCTCGGGGAGGTCGTACAGGAGGTTTCTGACGACGTACGGGAACAGCACCCGGTCCGAGAGGATGTTGGCGTAACTCAGGAACGAGTCGAGGCTCAGACCGAACACGTCGAGGAAGTCGCCCACGGTGGAGAACCGGCCCCGTTCGAGCGTCGGCACCACCTTCGCCGTCGGCCCGAACCGGGTGACGTTGGCGTCGTGGACGTCGGCGTCGCCGTGGACCGCCGCGAACGGCAGTTTCTTCATCTGGAGCGTGTACACCTTGCCGTTCAGGTACTCGCCCTCCGCGAGGAAGAAGCTCCCAGCGACCGGGAGCAGGGACTTGTGCTCGCCGTAGCCCATCCGCTTTGCTATCTGGAGGCTGTGTGACCCCGCCGCGACGACGGTGACGTCGGCCTCGAAGTCTCGCGCGTCGGTTTCGACGGTGAACCCCTCGCGGTTCTTCTCGATGTTCTGGACCTCCGTTCCGGTGAAGACGTCGACGCCGTCTTCCTCCGCGGCGTTCTCCACGAACGACCTCGCCGTCTTCCCGTAGTCGACGACGTACCCGTCGGGCGTCTGCAGGGCGAGCATCTCCGTGTTCGGGTCCCGGCCCTCGACGACTTTCGGCTCTATTTCGGCGATCTCCTCCCTGCCGATGGCGCTGAGTTTCGGGAACAGGTCGCCGAACCCCTCGTCGTCGTATCTCCGCCGGAGTTTCGGCACCTCGTCGTCGCCGACGGCGAGCACCATCTTGCTCCGCTTGCTGTGCATCTCGCGGTCGGGGTCTTCGTTCTCCAGATACCCCGCCAGCATCTCCGCGCCTTCCTTGACCTCCTCGGCCTTCCGTAAGGTGTAGTTCGTCTCGATGTCCCCGAAGTGCAGCGTTTGGGAGTTGTTCGTGTTGTGCGAGTTTATCGCCGCTATCTCGTCTTCCTTCTCGAGTAGCGCGACTCGCTCGATATCGGTGAACTTCGAGACCGTATAGAGCAACGACGCTCCGCTTATTCCTCCGCCGACGATAACGAGGTCGTATTCGTCTATCATTATTTGAGCACTCTCGCGTCCGACCGCTCTACCCGACCGGTCGGAATTCGACTACTTTTCGGTGCCGATGTTCGACTGCGAGCGTCGCCGCTACCTTCCGGAGATAAAAACGGTTGTCGTCCGCGGCTTACCGCTTCGCGTCGGAACCGGCCGACGCGGCGGCGTCCGAGGATTCGACCGCGTCGACGGCGTAGCGACGGTTCTGTTCGTGCCACGCGTCGGCGGGCAGTCGGGTCGGGTCGCGGTAGGCGAGGTCCGTCCCCTCGTGGGAGAGGCGGAGTTCGCCGCCGCGGACGCGGCACCGGTAGACGACGTTGACGATGGAGTGGGGGTTGTTCCCCTCCCCCGGCCCGACGGAGTAGACGTCGACGAGTTCGACCGGTTCCACGTCGAGGCCCGTCTCCTCGCGAACCTCCCGGACGGCGGCCTCCTCCGCGGACTCGTTGGGGTCCACGTACCCGCCGGGGAGCGCCCACCGGCCGTTGTTCGCGCGTTCCATCGCGAGAACGCGCCCCTCGTCGTCTTCGACCACGGCGACGGCCCCCACTTTCGCCGAGACGTGGCCCAACTCCTCGCGGAGCGATTCGCGGACGGCCGACGGCGGTACGTCGAGGGCGCGCCCGTAGTAGTCGCTGACGAGTTCGAGGACGCGTTCGTACCGCTGTCGGTCGTACGCGTCCTCCGCCCCGTCGTTGTATTCGAGCCCGTTCTGGGCGATGACGCGGAGTTCGTCTAACAGTTCGAGGATGGCGATACCCCCCTTCTCGGTTCCGTTCGCCTCGTCCGGTTCTCTGCGGAGTCCCCGTTGCACGACCCGTCGTTTCCGACGGACGGATTTAGATTCGTCTGTTCGCGTCGAGGTTCGTATCGAAAGTTGGTCACAGTGTCTCCCCCGTTTCATCGCCGCCTCGAACCGAGGCGACGGTGCCTTGGGACGGTCAGGATTCGTCCGTCCCCTCGTCGGTGTGTTCGACCTGCCAAATCTCGATGTCCCAGTCCGGCATCTCCTCCGAGGGCGATTGCACCAACCATCCCCCTTCGATATCGACGCCGTTTCGGTGCGCCTCCGCCAATAGGCTCCGCAGTTCGTCCGTGAACCCCCCGGCGGTCGTCACACCGCTTTCTTCGGTCATGGGTTTCGGTTACCGGTCGACGGATACGGTGTGAGTAGACTGTATCCACGCCCTGTCGTTCTCCGGGTCCGTTATCATGGCGATGGTCCCGGAGCCGCTCTTGTATTCTGTGTACGTTTCTCGCACTATCTGCTCGGTTGATTGGTTCTCGTTGTTCACGACGTTTGCACTCCCCGCGTTGTTCTCGCTCGTACCGCTCACTGCTGCTCCGAGACGTGGATACGACCGTAACTCCACACCGTCACTTCGAGACCCGCCATCTCGAAAGTCACTCTGACGTCTCCCTGTCGCGGCTGCCCGCCGCTCGGCGCTTGGAGGAGACTCGAGAGGGCGTCCGGATCGACGACGGAGTACAGCGGTTCGATTTCGACCGGGTCCGTGCCGACCACGTCCGAAACTGCATCGACGATACCGACGATTACCGATTCAGGCTCCTCAGCGTCGAATTCCACCATCGCATACCCGTCTGACTCATTGACGGCTAATCCGTTACCCATGTTACTGTAGAAGTAGTGAAGGCGGTTGAGAGATTGCGTTCATCACCTGCGTATTTATATAGTGCCGCCGCTCTCCGGCCGCAAAACTAACTCGCGACCGAATTATGTCATCTCTCGGACACCACGGTCGACTCGATCAACTGCTCCGACGCCCGTCTGAGGCGTCTCCCGCAGGCGGTCGAGGAGATACCCATCTCCTCGGCGAGTTCCTGCAGGGTTATCTCGCGCGGGTCGCTGAAGTACCCCCTGTCGAACGCCAGCAACAGCGCCTCTCGCTGGCCGTCCGTCAGGCCGAACCCGCCCCGCGTCGCGGCTTGGTCGTTCTGGTACATCGCCTTCACCCGGAAGGTGATGTTCTCCGCCTTGCAGTACTCCCGGAACGCGGTGAGCGAGTCCAAATCGGGCAGGAGTGCGCGGAACCTCCAGCCCCCGTCGTCGTGGGCAATCTCGGACAGGTAGATGCCGAGTTCGGCCAGCTTGTACGTGACGAGCTTCGCCCGGTCGGTCAACTGCACCCGGTAGATGCGCCGGTCCTCCAGTTCCGCGACGAGGCGCGGGTCGGTCACGGTGTGGTCCGCGGCCAACACCTCCTCGAACCCCTCGAAGTTCCCCTCGACGCTGAAGAACAACACGAGCGCGTCCCCCGCTTGAACGGGCTGCGTCTCCGGTCGAATCTCCACCTCCGTCATGGCCTCTATCGTGCGTCCGAGCACGAAGTCCGGGTGCGATACGTGAACTTCTGCTATCGTCATCGAATCTATGCTGTGGTGGGGTCGTTCTGCGGAAGCGCGTTCCCGTGGTGGAGGGCTGAGTCATGCACGTTTTCAGTCGTCGGCGGGGTCGGCCGCGGCACCGGGTAACGTTTCGAGCGCGGAGCCGCCGCGTTCGGTCAGGGAGACGACGTCCGCCGTTCGCTCCGTCAGTCCGACCTGTTCGAGCTTCGGCAGGTGACGGTGGTGAAGCGAGAGAGCGACGTCCTCCGAGGCGGCGGCGGGTCGTTCGGCGCGTTCCCGCGTCGCAACCGCGTCCGCCAGTTCGTCGAAGGACGCCTCCCCGTCGTTCTCGCGGAGGTACGCGAGCGCGTACCGCCGCCGAGCGTCCGCCAGCACGTCGAAGAGAGAGTCGGTAGAGCAATCGACGAAGGTCGAAGGCCCCCACGTAGGTTCGGTGCTCATCTACACGGTAGTAGTAGTACTAGGATAATGAGCGCGAGCCCAAACTGTTTAGGGAGTCGGGGAAATCGGAACCGCCAGAACGACCACGTCACCGCCGCTCGGCGACCGTTTCGAGGCTTCCGCCCCACCTCTGAGACCGACGGAGCGCCCGGTACGAACCGTTTTCGCCCGGCAGCGTCGGTTTTTTCGGCCGGCCTAACAATCGAAACGACTTTGTTCGTTTAGGCTGGCCTAAATCGTATGGGGCCTGAATCTCGCGGACGCGAGACGGTGACGCGGCGCGACTACGTGAAGTACGGCGGCGCACTCGTCGGTGGCGGCCTACTCGCGGGGTGTACCGGCGGTAACGGGGCCGACCCGTCCGAAACGCCGGCCGAGACGGGACGACGGCCGCGGACGACTCGTACTCGGTGACGATGGAACCGGTCGGCACCGTCGAGTTCGAGTCCGTCCCCGAAACGTGGGTTCCGTACACCGGCGATTACGCGGACATGGGCGTCGCACTGGGGCGGGCCGACGGCCTCGCCGCCGTCGGCGTCCGCGCCCGGTACGGCGCCCACCTGTACGAGGAACTCCCCGGCGTCTCCGTCGACAAGAGCGAACTCACGCAACTGTGGCAGGACGGCACCGGCAAGGAGGTGTACTACGAACTCGGCGCCGACGTCCACCTCACCGACCCGAACTTCATGGTGAACCGCCTCGGGTGGAGTCGGGAGGACGTCGACGAAATCGCGGAGAACGTCGGTCCGTTCTTCGGGAACACCGTCTTCTCGCGCGTATACGAGTGGCACGATTACGCCGACTACACGCTGTACGAGGCGTTCGAGAAAGTCGCGGCGGTGTTCCGGGAACGGGAGCGTTACGAGGCGTTCGTCTCCCTCCACGACGAGGTTCTCGCGGACGTCCAAAGTCGGCTTCCCGAGGAGACGCCCGACATCGCGGTGCTTTACCCCGCCGAGGTTCCGCCCGAGTCGTTCTACCCGTACCTCGTCGGCGACGGCACCCAATCGAAACAGTGGAACGACCTGAACGTCGGCGACGCCCTCGCGGAGAACGACGTCACGGACGCGCAGGCGGGCGGCGGCACAATCGACTACGAGGCGCTTCTGGAGATAGACCCC is a window of Halopelagius longus DNA encoding:
- a CDS encoding TatD family hydrolase, translated to MEDLGTPVLDNHLHLDPANGRGIDAVRDFRRLGGTHLLVVNKPSWHLGVEADEGEDFRAVFEETLSTVADADAELPGRAWPVLGVHPGLITRLTDERGFSPAEARDLMCAGLDAAAEYVRGGEALALKSGRPHYEVSDAVWDASNDVLKHALSLGAELDCAVQLHTEATDDLTDVAEWAEERGMDPENVVKHYAGGTLAGPTPSVMSEKDRLRTAAEEGAPFLMETDFVDDPDRPGAVMGPKTVPRRVRWMLEEGFEAAVENAHVETPRRVYGVDTRETLSR
- a CDS encoding NYN domain-containing protein — encoded protein: MDAFTPFFADDDAAGGATSEADDRPRVALFVDGPNVLRDEFDVDLDDVREAAATVGRPTARRLYLDEHATPGLIQAAEARGFEVVVTSGDVDVRLAVDMTRFAVEGRADVVAIASRDTDFKPAIETANAYGLRTLAISPGEYGRSDALRNAASDSITLGGDVPDAGEEPEDDGPRLVGYDRNDDGDGGDES
- the tuf gene encoding translation elongation factor EF-1 subunit alpha, whose translation is MSDKPHQNLAIIGHVDHGKSTLVGRLLFETGSVPEHIIEQYRDEAESKGKSGFEFAYVMDNLAEERERGVTIDIAHQRFDTEKYYFTIVDTPGHRDFVKNMITGASQADHAVLVVAADDGVAPQTREHVFLARTLGIETLIVAVNKMDVVDYSEDAYEEVKEEVRTLLEQVRFGTDDASFIPISAFEGDNVAEKSENTSWFDGPTILESLNGLPEPSPPTDAPLRLPIQDVYTISGIGTVPVGRVETGMLRTGDSVSFQPSDVSGEVKTVEMHHEEVEEAGPGDNVGFNVRGIGKNDIRRGDVAGPAEEPPTVAETFQAQIVVMQHPSVITAGYTPVIHAHTAQVACTFESLDKKLDPKSGEVAEENPDFVKAGDAAVVTLRPQKPLVVEPSSEIAELGSFAIRDMGQTIAAGKVLSVNER
- a CDS encoding FAD-dependent oxidoreductase encodes the protein MIDEYDLVIVGGGISGASLLYTVSKFTDIERVALLEKEDEIAAINSHNTNNSQTLHFGDIETNYTLRKAEEVKEGAEMLAGYLENEDPDREMHSKRSKMVLAVGDDEVPKLRRRYDDEGFGDLFPKLSAIGREEIAEIEPKVVEGRDPNTEMLALQTPDGYVVDYGKTARSFVENAAEEDGVDVFTGTEVQNIEKNREGFTVETDARDFEADVTVVAAGSHSLQIAKRMGYGEHKSLLPVAGSFFLAEGEYLNGKVYTLQMKKLPFAAVHGDADVHDANVTRFGPTAKVVPTLERGRFSTVGDFLDVFGLSLDSFLSYANILSDRVLFPYVVRNLLYDLPEVGPRAFLPHVQKVVPSIELDDIERAKGYGGVRPQIVDTKAKTLDMGEAKITGDDIIFNITPSPGASTCVKNAMRDTKQLMDFFDGDYEFDEDAFREETIRNFPRAET
- a CDS encoding NUDIX hydrolase N-terminal domain-containing protein; translation: MQRGLRREPDEANGTEKGGIAILELLDELRVIAQNGLEYNDGAEDAYDRQRYERVLELVSDYYGRALDVPPSAVRESLREELGHVSAKVGAVAVVEDDEGRVLAMERANNGRWALPGGYVDPNESAEEAAVREVREETGLDVEPVELVDVYSVGPGEGNNPHSIVNVVYRCRVRGGELRLSHEGTDLAYRDPTRLPADAWHEQNRRYAVDAVESSDAAASAGSDAKR
- a CDS encoding HalOD1 output domain-containing protein; protein product: MVEFDAEEPESVIVGIVDAVSDVVGTDPVEIEPLYSVVDPDALSSLLQAPSGGQPRQGDVRVTFEMAGLEVTVWSYGRIHVSEQQ
- a CDS encoding helix-turn-helix domain-containing protein, with translation MTIAEVHVSHPDFVLGRTIEAMTEVEIRPETQPVQAGDALVLFFSVEGNFEGFEEVLAADHTVTDPRLVAELEDRRIYRVQLTDRAKLVTYKLAELGIYLSEIAHDDGGWRFRALLPDLDSLTAFREYCKAENITFRVKAMYQNDQAATRGGFGLTDGQREALLLAFDRGYFSDPREITLQELAEEMGISSTACGRRLRRASEQLIESTVVSER
- a CDS encoding DUF7344 domain-containing protein, with protein sequence MSTEPTWGPSTFVDCSTDSLFDVLADARRRYALAYLRENDGEASFDELADAVATRERAERPAAASEDVALSLHHRHLPKLEQVGLTERTADVVSLTERGGSALETLPGAAADPADD